One Scomber scombrus chromosome 1, fScoSco1.1, whole genome shotgun sequence DNA segment encodes these proteins:
- the LOC133979584 gene encoding uncharacterized protein LOC133979584: MFTGCGLVSGHSQYLTRDAVKPHPGLEVNRPIQMENGVTPGTTPGTCPLYQGQTYSTAGQPAVFNNVSSPLKPTPLPVPPPALKLGKEGFKKVCRTEEDSPCPFPGLASGVLEMRVKEGSKIRNLMGFAMARMQGEKSVSGGGVSAVVGGGGGLRQVVFTGSGRAVTKTITCAEIMKRKVGSLHQLTKLQYKVVKEVWESTEGGASEMTVHRTVPSISILLSKDPLDPQEPGYQPPETLGALWEEREGVSASQTACKRPLGPLSHSSFPHSDESEVSGMAWEFAISQPPDGSVFSYLEEWVLPQFFNSPYLGIL, from the exons ATGTTTACAGGATGCGGACTGGTAAGTGGCCACAGCCAATACCTGACCAGAGACGCAGTCAAGCCCCACCCCGGACTGGAGGTAAACAGACCGATCCAAATGGAGAATGGGGTAACCCCTGGGACAACCCCTGGGACCTGTCCTCTCTACCAGGGTCAAACTTACAGCACTGCAGGCCAGCCCGCAGTGTTTAACAATGTTTCCAGCCCACTAAAACCAACACCACTACCAGTCCCTCCCCCAGCACTAAAACTAGGGAAGGAAGGGTTCAAGAAGGTCTGCCGAACTGAGGAGGACAGCCCCTGTCCCTTCCCAGGACTGGCCTCCGGGGTGCTGGAGATGCGCGTGAAGGAGGGAAGTAAGATCCGCAACTTAATGGGATTTGCCATGGCACGGATGCAGGGAGAAAAGAGTGTAAGTGGGGGAGGTGTGAGTGctgttgttggtggtggtggtgggctGAGGCAGGTGGTCTTCACGGGGTCAGGTCGCGCTGTCACAAAGACCATCACCTGTGCTGAGATCATGAAACGAAAAGTTGGCTCTCTGCACCAGCTGACCAAACTGCAGTACAAGGTGGTGAAAGAGGTGTGGGAGAGTACTGAAGGGGGGGCATCGGAGATGACAGTGCACAGGACTGTGCCCTCCATCAGCATCCTTCTTTCCAAAGATCCCCTGGATCCACAGGAACCAGGCTACCAACCTCCGGAGACTCTCGGTGCATtgtgggaggagagagagggtgtcAGTGCCTCGCAGACAGCATGCAAGAGACCTCTTGGACCTTTGTCACACAGCAGTTTCCCTCACT CAGATGAGAGTGAGGTCTCTGGGATGGCGTGGGAGTTCGCTATCTCCCAGCCTCCAGATGGCTCCGTCTTCTCTTATCTAGAAGAATGGGTGCTGCCTCAATTTTTCAACTCGCCTTATCTGGGAATcctttaa